One Alcaligenes ammonioxydans DNA segment encodes these proteins:
- the trmB gene encoding tRNA (guanosine(46)-N7)-methyltransferase TrmB, whose amino-acid sequence MTSSNEKQSLLSPTVANSNSGETHIRSFVHRRAHITPSQEQALARLLPLWSISYRDNILKPETVFGNDRPVILEIGFGMGETTQKIAQARPDDNFLGVEVFNAGVGALLKRIDDNQISNIRIIQHDAVEVVRDMIAPASLAGIHIYFPDPWPKKRHHKRRLVQSPFIQLLSSRLKPGGYIHCATDWENYAEQMLEVLSAEPMLTNTHEGYAPRPDFRPLTKFENRGLRLGHGVWDLIFTRNDTPTPELNWPKKEQ is encoded by the coding sequence ATGACCTCCAGCAACGAAAAACAATCCCTGTTGTCGCCCACTGTCGCCAACAGCAATTCCGGCGAGACCCATATCCGTAGCTTTGTTCATCGGCGCGCGCACATCACGCCCAGCCAGGAGCAAGCCTTGGCGCGCCTCTTGCCGCTGTGGTCGATCAGCTACCGCGACAACATCCTGAAACCGGAAACGGTGTTCGGCAACGACAGGCCCGTGATTCTGGAAATTGGTTTCGGCATGGGTGAAACCACCCAGAAAATTGCCCAGGCCCGACCCGATGACAATTTCCTGGGTGTGGAAGTGTTTAACGCCGGTGTCGGCGCTTTGCTCAAGCGTATTGATGACAATCAGATCAGCAATATCCGCATCATTCAGCATGACGCAGTGGAAGTGGTGCGCGACATGATCGCGCCTGCTTCGCTGGCTGGCATTCACATCTACTTCCCCGATCCCTGGCCCAAAAAACGCCACCACAAGCGCCGACTGGTCCAGTCGCCCTTTATTCAGTTGCTCAGCAGCCGCCTCAAGCCCGGTGGCTATATTCACTGCGCAACCGATTGGGAAAATTATGCGGAGCAGATGCTGGAAGTGCTGTCGGCTGAACCCATGCTGACCAACACGCACGAGGGCTACGCACCTCGTCCCGACTTTCGGCCGCTAACCAAATTTGAGAATCGCGGACTGCGTCTGGGCCATGGCGTATGGGATCTGATCTTCACGCGCAATGACACCCCTACCCCTGAACTGAACTGGCCCAAGAAAGAACAATGA